One stretch of Malus domestica chromosome 14, GDT2T_hap1 DNA includes these proteins:
- the LOC139191175 gene encoding uncharacterized protein gives MSNLNKFNFTTLEVYGRNYLKWVQDVKLYHNAKNLRPTIEDEMNNPVGEVEKATAMIFIRRHIHDALQIEYFTEKDPLPLWVTLIDRFDHQNDIFLPKAGHDWQHLRFQDFKSVNEYNSKVCRI, from the coding sequence atgtcaaatttgaacaaaTTCAACTTCACCACTTTAGAAGTCTAtggaagaaactacctcaagtgggtccaagatgtgaagctttACCACAATGCAAAGAATTTGCGTCCCACCATTGAAGATGAGATGAACAACCCGGTTGGGGAAGTTGAGAAAGCaactgccatgatcttcatccgaagacacattcatgatgcactgcaaatCGAGTACTTTACTGAGAAAGATCCACTACCACTTTGGGTCACTTTGATTGATcgctttgatcaccaaaatgacatcTTCTTGCCTAAAGCAGGACATGACTGGCAGCATctacgcttccaagactttaagtctgtgaatgagtATAATTCTAAAGTTTGTCGAATCTGA
- the LOC103449925 gene encoding uncharacterized protein isoform X2, with product MAERFVALKVQKSADHYTEAAMDEITILKQIAEGDPDDKKCVVKLLDHFKHSGPNGQHVCMVFEYLGDNLLTLIKYSDYRGVPLRMVKEICYHVLIGLDYLHRQLSIIHTDLKPENILLMSMIDPLKDPTNSRAPLILPNGKDKDASESGYAKALNGDMSRNQKKKIRRKAKRAAQECADRDEADADVETSAEVEASLNTRFNVCSVEEQTTSSVKADRSSDADGPNGSRPGSQGSKRGNRTTRRKLLASIDLKCKLVDFGNACWTYKQFTNDIQTRQYRCPEVILGSKYSTSADLWSFACICFELATGDVLFDPHSGDNFDRDEDHLALMMELLGMMPRKIALGGRYSRDYFNRYGDLRHIRRLRFWPLNKVLVEKYEFSEKDASELADFLIPILDFVPEKRPTAAQCLLHPWISAGPRLLEPSIASDKKLGVDSDTTEENQREKNEREAMEVGLGNIAISSDSKPVKDVPSSSKPSRAARSSSSR from the exons ATGGCAGAG AGGTTTGTTGCTCTGAAAGTGCAAAAGAGTGCTGACCACTATACCGAGGCGGCCATGGATGAGATAACCATCTTGAAACAGATTGCAGAGGGAGACCCGGATGATAAAAAATGCGTGGTGAAGCTTCTGGACCATTTTAAGCATTCGGGACCAAATGGGCAACATGTTTGTATGGTTTTTGAGTACTTGGGTGATAATCTGTTGACGCTTATTAAGTACAGTGATTACCGGGGAGTGCCATTACGTATGGTTAAGGAGATTTGTTATCATGTTttgattggattggattatTTGCACAGACAGCTTTCCATTATACACACTGATTTGAAGCCGGAGAATATCTTGTTGATGTCAATGATAGACCCGCTCAAGGATCCGACAAATTCAAGAGCACCTCTTATTCTTCCAAATGGTAAAGACAAGGATGCATCGGAGTCGGGGTATGCAAAAGCATTAAATGGGGATATGTCTCGGAACCAGAAGAAAAAGATTAGAAGAAAGGCAAAGCGTGCAGCTCAAGAGTGCGCGGATAGAGATGAAGCTGATGCTGATGTAGAAACATCCGCCGAGGTAGAGGCATCTCTTAACACAAGATTTAATGTGTGTTCTGTCGAAGAGCAGACTACTAGTTCTGTCAAAGCGGATAGATCATCAGATGCTGATGGACCAAATGGATCTCGTCCAGGAAGTCAGGGTAGTAAGAGAGGCAATCGCACCACAAGGcggaagttgttggcatcaattGACCTGAAGTGCAAATTGGTTGATTTTGGGAATGCATGTTGGACGTACAAACAGTTCACAAACGATATCCAAACAAGACAGTATAGGTGCCCAGAGGTGATCCTTGGCTCAAAATATTCTACCTCCGCAGATCTTTGGTCTTttgcatgcatttgttttgagcTTGCAACTGGTGATGTGCTCTTTGATCCCCACAGTGGTGACAACTTTGATAGGGATGAG GATCACTTAGCATTGATGATGGAGCTTCTTGGAATGATGCCACGAAAG ATTGCCTTGGGTGGTCGATATTCCAGAGATTACTTTAATAGATACGGTGATTTGAGGCACATTCGCCGCTTGCGCTTTTGGCCCCTGAATAAGGTTCTGGTAGAAAAGTATGAATTCAGCGAGAAAGATGCAAGTGAATTGGCTGACTTTCTCATTCCCATCCTCGATTTTGTCCCTGAGAAACGGCCTACTGCTGCACAGTGCCTTCTTCATCCATGGATCAGTGCAGGTCCTCGACTATTGGAACCATCTATAGCTTCTGATAAAAAGCTAGGAGTGGACAGTGACACGACTGAAGAAAACCAGAGGGAAAAAAACGAAAGGGAGGCAATGGAAGTTGGATTGGGAAATATTGCCATTAGTTCCGATTCTAAACCGGTCAAAGATGTCCCATCTAGTAGTAAACCCTCGAGGGCAGCCAGAAGTAGTTCATCCAGGTAG
- the LOC103449925 gene encoding uncharacterized protein isoform X1 gives MGDNQGDDRSQSSDYTSEDEGTEDYRRGGYHAVRIGDTFKSGRYVVQTKLGWGHFSTVWLAWDTQHSRFVALKVQKSADHYTEAAMDEITILKQIAEGDPDDKKCVVKLLDHFKHSGPNGQHVCMVFEYLGDNLLTLIKYSDYRGVPLRMVKEICYHVLIGLDYLHRQLSIIHTDLKPENILLMSMIDPLKDPTNSRAPLILPNGKDKDASESGYAKALNGDMSRNQKKKIRRKAKRAAQECADRDEADADVETSAEVEASLNTRFNVCSVEEQTTSSVKADRSSDADGPNGSRPGSQGSKRGNRTTRRKLLASIDLKCKLVDFGNACWTYKQFTNDIQTRQYRCPEVILGSKYSTSADLWSFACICFELATGDVLFDPHSGDNFDRDEDHLALMMELLGMMPRKIALGGRYSRDYFNRYGDLRHIRRLRFWPLNKVLVEKYEFSEKDASELADFLIPILDFVPEKRPTAAQCLLHPWISAGPRLLEPSIASDKKLGVDSDTTEENQREKNEREAMEVGLGNIAISSDSKPVKDVPSSSKPSRAARSSSSR, from the exons ATGGGGGATAACCAGGGCGACGATCGGAGTCAGAGCAGCGACTACACCTCGGAGGACGAAGGCACCGAAGACTACCGGCGCGGCGGCTACCACGCCGTTCGAATCGGTGACACTTTCAAGAGCGGACGGTATGTCGTTCAGACCAAGCTCGGTTGGGGCCATTTCTCCACCGTCTGGCTCGCCTGGGACACCCAACACTCt AGGTTTGTTGCTCTGAAAGTGCAAAAGAGTGCTGACCACTATACCGAGGCGGCCATGGATGAGATAACCATCTTGAAACAGATTGCAGAGGGAGACCCGGATGATAAAAAATGCGTGGTGAAGCTTCTGGACCATTTTAAGCATTCGGGACCAAATGGGCAACATGTTTGTATGGTTTTTGAGTACTTGGGTGATAATCTGTTGACGCTTATTAAGTACAGTGATTACCGGGGAGTGCCATTACGTATGGTTAAGGAGATTTGTTATCATGTTttgattggattggattatTTGCACAGACAGCTTTCCATTATACACACTGATTTGAAGCCGGAGAATATCTTGTTGATGTCAATGATAGACCCGCTCAAGGATCCGACAAATTCAAGAGCACCTCTTATTCTTCCAAATGGTAAAGACAAGGATGCATCGGAGTCGGGGTATGCAAAAGCATTAAATGGGGATATGTCTCGGAACCAGAAGAAAAAGATTAGAAGAAAGGCAAAGCGTGCAGCTCAAGAGTGCGCGGATAGAGATGAAGCTGATGCTGATGTAGAAACATCCGCCGAGGTAGAGGCATCTCTTAACACAAGATTTAATGTGTGTTCTGTCGAAGAGCAGACTACTAGTTCTGTCAAAGCGGATAGATCATCAGATGCTGATGGACCAAATGGATCTCGTCCAGGAAGTCAGGGTAGTAAGAGAGGCAATCGCACCACAAGGcggaagttgttggcatcaattGACCTGAAGTGCAAATTGGTTGATTTTGGGAATGCATGTTGGACGTACAAACAGTTCACAAACGATATCCAAACAAGACAGTATAGGTGCCCAGAGGTGATCCTTGGCTCAAAATATTCTACCTCCGCAGATCTTTGGTCTTttgcatgcatttgttttgagcTTGCAACTGGTGATGTGCTCTTTGATCCCCACAGTGGTGACAACTTTGATAGGGATGAG GATCACTTAGCATTGATGATGGAGCTTCTTGGAATGATGCCACGAAAG ATTGCCTTGGGTGGTCGATATTCCAGAGATTACTTTAATAGATACGGTGATTTGAGGCACATTCGCCGCTTGCGCTTTTGGCCCCTGAATAAGGTTCTGGTAGAAAAGTATGAATTCAGCGAGAAAGATGCAAGTGAATTGGCTGACTTTCTCATTCCCATCCTCGATTTTGTCCCTGAGAAACGGCCTACTGCTGCACAGTGCCTTCTTCATCCATGGATCAGTGCAGGTCCTCGACTATTGGAACCATCTATAGCTTCTGATAAAAAGCTAGGAGTGGACAGTGACACGACTGAAGAAAACCAGAGGGAAAAAAACGAAAGGGAGGCAATGGAAGTTGGATTGGGAAATATTGCCATTAGTTCCGATTCTAAACCGGTCAAAGATGTCCCATCTAGTAGTAAACCCTCGAGGGCAGCCAGAAGTAGTTCATCCAGGTAG